A single region of the Podospora pseudopauciseta strain CBS 411.78 chromosome 1, whole genome shotgun sequence genome encodes:
- a CDS encoding hypothetical protein (COG:S; EggNog:ENOG503P6RV) has translation MAGTMVTTQYAAPQQSIHYGYIPPPSPPMDDGSRCSLPSISNLLGLADQGSPTAETHAQAQQQQQQQQQQQQECMDFGSTTAWNPVLTRSPAQSSSSKSDARPNSSHYGNPALRGLPPSPPMSSGESFEGYNSPPTRSASQVSNGSNYYYETTPPLGPMDSGVPPMAAAAPRMSVQPSAYQPHFAAPSYIAQPTIPAYYPAAAPPPPMSGLYFQRPLPQTQSFPPPLSMTLAPAGANPWQHHHYIAPSSAASFPQSQDRYICPTCNKAFSRPSSLRIHSHSHTGEKPFKCPVAGCGKAFSVRSNMKRHERGCHNYDSSSSSSNGSAASRS, from the exons ATGGCAGGCACAATGGTCACCACCCAGTACGCTGCACCTCAGCAAAGCATTCACTATGGATACAttcctccaccatcaccaccaatggATGACGGCTCGAGATGCTCGTTGccttccatctccaaccttTTGGGACTTGCCGACCAAGGGTCTCCCACCGCTGAGACACACGCTCaggctcaacagcaacagcaacagcaacagcaacagcaacaagaatGTATGGACTTTGGCAGCACGACTGCATGGAACCCGGTGCTAACAAGATCCCCAGCCCAATCGTCTTCTTCCAAGTCCGACGCCAGGCCCAACTCCTCGCACTATGGCAACCCAGCTTTGAGGGGACTCCCACCAAGTCCTCCCATGTCCTCGGGAGAATCCTTCGAGGGATACAACTCGCCGCCCACGAGGTCAGCCAGCCAGGTCTCGAACGGTTCCAACTACTACTATGAGACCACTCCTCCACTGGGGCCCATGGACTCTGGCGTTCCCCCGATGGCCGCTGCCGCCCCGAGAATGTCGGTTCAACCTTCAGCATACCAACCACACTTTGCTGCACCATCCTACATTGCCCAACCCACCATTCCTGCCTACTatcccgccgccgcccctcctcctcccatgTCGGGCCTTTACTTCCAGCGGCCTCTTCCCCAG ACGCAGTCTTTCCCTCCACCATTGTCCATGACTCTTGCGCCTGCCGGTGCGAACCCATGGCAACATCACCACTACATTGCCCCGtcctcggccgcctcgtTCCCCCAGAGCCAAGACAGGTACATCTGCCCAACCTGCAACAAGGCCTTTTCGCGTCCCAGCTCTCTCCGCATCCACAGCCACTCCCACACTGGCGAGAAGCCATTCAAGTGCCCGGTCGCCGGCTGTGGCAAGGCCTTCAGTGTGCGAAGCAACATGAAACGCCACGAGCGCGGTTGCCACAACTatgacagcagcagcagcagcagcaatggcaGCGCCGCCAGCCGGTCTTGA